The proteins below are encoded in one region of Drosophila santomea strain STO CAGO 1482 chromosome 3R, Prin_Dsan_1.1, whole genome shotgun sequence:
- the LOC120451049 gene encoding short-chain specific acyl-CoA dehydrogenase, mitochondrial, with amino-acid sequence MQQLIRVARTLGQRSSGSLSVWGIGGGNRGIACLAALSETHQILQKTCREFANAELAPKARHHDREELYPAEQVRRLGELGLMAVAVREEYGGSGLDYQAYAIGMEEVARGDAAVSIVMGVNNLYLGAVQQHGTEQQKQDFLLPYTQGDHIAFYALSEPGNGSDAGAASTTAKLQRDSYQINGTKAWISNSKEASGGIVFATVDKSLKHKGITAFLTPKDVPGLTIAKKENKMGMRATSTCQLVLEDVQVPRSRVLGAPGDGFKIAMQSLDCGRIGIAAQATGIAQAALELSVDYSQKRVAFGKQLARMQLIQQKLADMATRVETSRLLTWRAAWLKDNGLPITKEAAMAKLHASEAATYCAHQCIQILGGMGYTTDLPAELYYRNARVTEIYEGTSEIQRIVIANAVLRELGRE; translated from the exons ATGCAGCAGCTGATCAGAGTGGCGCGGACGTTGG GTCAACGCTCCAGCGGCTCATTGAGTGTGTGGGGGATTGGAGGTGGAAACCGGGGAATTGCTTGCCTGGCCGCCCTATCCGAGACCCACCAGATTCTCCAGAAGACTTGCCGGGAGTTCGCCAATGCGGAACTGGCTCCTAAAGCGCGCCACCATGACCGGGAGGAGCTTTATCCCGCGGAACAGGTTCGGCGATTGGGAGAACTTGGTCTAATGGCGGTGGCGGTGCGCGAGGAGTATG GCGGTTCCGGACTGGATTACCAGGCCTACGCGATTGGCATGGAGGAGGTGGCTCGCGGTGATGCCGCCGTATCCATTGTGATGGGCGTGAATAACCTGTACCTGGGTGCAGTGCAGCAGCATGGAACcgagcagcagaagcaggatTTTCTGCTGCCTTACACCCAGGGTGACCACATCGCGTTCTACGCATTATCGGAGCCCGGAAACGGATCGGATGCAGGAGCTGCCAGCACCACGGCCAAGCTGCAACGAGACAGTTACCAAATAAACGGCACCAAAGCGTGGATATCAAATTCCAAAGAGGCCAGCGGGGGAATCGTCTTTGCCACGGTGGACAAGAGCCTGAAACACAAGGGAATTACTGCCTTTCTCACGCCCAAGGATGTTCCAGGACTAACCATAGCcaagaaggaaaacaaaatggGCATGAGGGCCACTTCGACTTGCCAGCTAGTGCTGGAGGACGTGCAGGTGCCGCGATCCCGGGTCCTTGGAGCTCCCGGGGATGGCTTCAAAATCGCCATGCAGTCCTTGGACTGTGGAAGGATCGGTATAGCAGCTCAGGCCACTGGCATCGCACAAGCTGCGCTGGAATTGTCCGTGGACTATTCGCAGAAGAGGGTAGCCTTCGGGAAGCAGCTGGCACGGATGCAGCTCATCCAGCAGAAGCTGGCCGACATGGCCACGCGGGTGGAGACATCGAGGCTGCTTACTTGGCGTGCCGCTTGGCTGAAGGATAATGGGCTGCCCATCACAAAGGAGGCGGCGATGGCCAAGCTGCATGCCTCAGAAGCCGCCACCTACTGTGCTCACCAGTGCATCCAGATACTGGGCGGTATGGGATACACCACCGATCTGCCTGCAGAGCTCTATTACCGGAATGCTCGCGTCACAGAGATTTACGAGGGAACCTCCGAAATCCAAAGAATTGTGATCGCCAACGCAGTGCTCCGGGAACTGGGAAGGGAGTGA
- the LOC120451050 gene encoding chymotrypsin-1 has translation MGVSELLLIGVITVGGVFGRLNSRQPSGYTPHRIVGGADIPPGEHVPYQVSLQYRTRGGQMHFCGGSIIADNRILTAAHCCQGLNASRMSVVAGIRGLNEQGSRSQVLSYSIHPKYQELVTSDLAVLSIKPPLKLNNSTITAIEYRSQGKDFVGGGVPVTLTGWGLRLPVPFPFLENVNYPNVLQRMSYHTISNTECRNAGMESVTDTEICARGPFRGACSGDSGGPLVMQSKNGLQQVGIVSYGLVVCGLYISPDVYTRVSTFSNWIGNQMES, from the exons ATGGGTGTAAGTGAACTACTACTGATCGGAGTAATTACAGTGGGAGGAGTCTTCGGAAGACTGAATT CTCGACAACCAAGTGGGTATACTCCTCATCGTATTGTTGGAGGCGCTGATATCCCACCAGGAGAACACGTGCCCTACCAGGTTTCCCTGCAGTACAGGACCCGCGGTGGTCAGATGCACTTCTGCGGTGGCTCCATCATCGCCGACAATCGCATCCTCACTGCTGCTCACTGTTGTCAGGGCCTCAATGCCAGTCGCATGTCAGTGGTGGCCGGAATTCGAGGTCTGAACGAGCAGGGTTCTCGCTCCCAGGTGTTATCCTACAGCATCCATCCCAAATATCAGGAACTGGTCACCAGCGATCTTGCCGTGCTGTCCATCAAGCCTCCGCTGAAATTAAACAACTCCACCATTACTGCTATAGAGTATCGATCCCAGGGCAAAGACTTCGTCGGCGGTGGAGTTCCAGTGACCCTGACGGGATGGGGCCTCCGCTTACCAGTGCCCTTTCCCTTCTTGGAAAATGTGAACTATCCCAATGTTCTTCAGCGTATGAGTTACCACACGATCTCGAACACTGAGTGCCGGAACGCGGGCATGGAGAGCGTTACGGACACGGAGATCTGCGCCAGGGGTCCTTTTAGAGGAGCCTGTTCG GGCGACTCCGGCGGTCCTCTGGTGATGCAGTCGAAAAATGGATTACAGCAAGTTGGCATAGTGTCCTACGGCTTGGTGGTGTGTGGTCTCTACATTTCTCCGGATGTCTACACCAGGGTGTCTACCTTCAGCAACTGGATAGGAAATCAAATGGAATCGTGA
- the LOC120451047 gene encoding conserved oligomeric Golgi complex subunit 1 isoform X1: protein MTANLLNLNVDTLFEQHSVSEIDAVHKKIQSVVENKREELRTHVGERYRDLLQAADTIAAMQTSAGTLMEQVQHVQANCRSLNEQQLLGFQSTANASAKDAVLQERNAGKKLQTYYGTMAQIKLLTALPELIWTHLDNDRFYAATELFIFSRHISTGLQLDGQSALMQKLPVARKQWEILRPFHVTIKQAILTALEREELLPEMAVDCLQSLLLLDKSDLSAVLKSFLNLRSSAFLNCLQSGPSEPRRVKDRILASLNVLNSTVDLLDKCLLGDSLLFSRLEECASSTCPPSINRMESSERQLVHLLPDIIAGFRPQFEVPQLTPEQMGSSLQQWLDKMNALAAAHLQQVFALVSNMQTIQDIKSAARTNGRPEFVRLEQQLQLKHSQLDFYARKYVPLINARVREIIRSSWSSAMKQTYEQVLLLIESGQSQPPQQIWREQSDDLPLSLAAALSDQPKRLANRTKGYDGATIELCKRFDSHLANIVQELNVMLQEPTTRVEDKVSLIEFLRETAEEQLTEYLTNLKGLQLRERPALLLALRNSLALVELCPNLKLCFCQPSSWRQWTDNSSGVGIEHWQRICGLIEEEMLSFWLLIVDDVLAGHNCDEKLPKVINHEVVLSDFALWQTLTLEQRDEDQEQSVQSTIRIPSQPRLSLQTYLHQLIQALNLVVPQTLPPKVLQEFIKRLIEKLLRHYEGLAHAECTKASQNIALQLYFDLKFLERVFAISREERTLYDQIHAQQNQLRDCIDPFDFELFAEHITAHVSRAASRLQGELGVLTPSPAAPSQAATAASSLAHESDPNVLCLSSSGSTSLWFPLLPIVMPQVAGRVNSNERKSPALEPVEKTATTTPTRKSGGNGARKGDSSKSKSSAASFFGMSQEWFR, encoded by the exons ATGACGGCCAATTTGTTAAACCTGAACGTGGACACGCTGTTTGAGCAGCACAGCGTGTCCGAGATAGACGCGGTGCACAAAAAGATCCAGTCGGTGGTGGAGAACAAGCGCGAGGAGTTGCGCACCCATGTCGG GGAGCGGTACCGGGATCTTCTGCAGGCGGCAGACACCATTGCGGCGATGCAAACGTCGGCCGGCACACTTATGGAGCAAGTGCAACATGTGCAGGCCAATTGCCGCAGTCTTAACGAGCAGCAGCTCCTGGGCTTTCAGTCTACTGCCAATGCAAGCGCCAAAGATGCCGTACTGCAGGAGAGGAACGCCGGAAAGAAGCTGCAGACCTACTACGGTACAATGGCTCAGATCAAGTTACTCACTGCCCTGCCGGAACTTATCTGGACACACTTGGACAATGATCGCTTCTACGCGGCAACCGAGTTGTTCATTTTCAGTCGACACATAAGCACAGGCTTGCAACTGGATGGCCAGAGTGCCCTGATGCAAAAACTTCCTGTTGCGCGCAAGCAATGGGAAATCCTGCGTCCCTTTCACGTTACCATCAAACAAGCCATACTGACTGCACTGGAGAGGGAGGAACTTCTTCCCGAAATGGCTGTGGACTGCCTGCAGAGCCTTCTCTTGCTAGACAAAAGCGATCTCAGCGCTGTGCTAAAATCCTTCTTGAACCTCCGCTCATCAGCCTTTCTAAACTGTCTGCAAAGCGGACCATCGGAGCCACGTCGCGTCAAGGATCGCATCCTGGCTAGCTTAAACGTGCTCAACAGCACCGTGGACCTGCTGGACAAGTGTCTTTTGG GTGATAGCCTACTTTTTAGCCGCCTGGAGGAATGTGCCTCTTCTACGTGTCCACCCAGCATCAACCGAATGGAGAGTAGTGAGCGCCAGCTAGTTCATCTTTTACCCGATATCATCGCCGGTTTTAGGCCACAATTTGAGGTTCCTCAGCTAACACCTGAGCAGATGGGTTCTTCACTCCAACAATGGCTAGATAAAATGAATGCCTTGGCAGCGGCTCACTTGCAGCAAGTCTTTGCATTAGTCAGCAACATGCAGACGATCCAGGACATCAAATCAGCGGCCAGGACTAATGGTCGACCGGAATTCGTTCGCCTAgaacagcaactgcagctaAAGCATAGCCAGTTAGACTTCTACGCCAGAAAGTACGTGCCGTTGATCAACGCCAGAGTGCGAGAGATAATTCGCAGCAGCTGGTCGTCCGCTATGAAGCAGACCTACGAACAGGTACTCTTGCTTATCGAATCCGGACAGTCGCAGCCGCCTCAACAAATTTGGCGAGAGCAGAGTGATGATTTGCCTTTAAGCTTGGCGGCAGCGCTCAGCGATCAACCAAAGCGACTGGCTAATAGGACAAAGGGCTACGATGGCGCTACAATAGAACTGTGCAAACGTTTTGACTCACATCTTGCGAATATCGTCCAGGAGCTGAATGTTATGTTACAGGAACCAACGACGAGAGTTGAGGACAAGGTTTCACTTATCGAGTTTCTGCGCGAAACGGCCGAGGAGCAGTTGACAGAGTATTTGACCAACTTGAAAGGTTTACAGCTAAGGGAACGCCCTGCTCTGCTCCTGGCGTTGCGAAATAGTCTCGCCTTGGTGGAACTGTGCCCCAATTTAAAACTGTGCTTCTGTCAGCCGTCCAGTTGGCGGCAGTGGACCGACAATTCGTCGGGAGTGGGAATCGAGCATTGGCAGCGCATTTGCGGCCTGATCGAAGAGGAGATGCTATCCTTTTGGCTGCTTATTGTTGACGATGTGTTGGCTGGCCATAATTGCGATGAGAAACTGCCGAAGGTCATTAATCACGAAGTGGTTCTTAGCGATTTTGCG CTTTGGCAGACTTTGACACTGGAACAGCGTGACGAGGACCAGGAGCAGAGTGTACAGTCCACCATTCGAATCCCCAGTCAGCCGCGACTCTCTCTGCAGACGTATCTTCACCAGCTAATTCAGGCGTTAAATTTGGTTGTTCCCCAAACTCTGCCACCGAAGGTATTGCAAGAATTTATTAAGCGCCTTATAGAAAAACTGCTCCGCCACTACGAAGGATTGGCACACGCGGAATGCACCAAAGCCAGTCAGAATATTGCCCTGCAATTATACTTTGATCTTAAGTTCCTGGAGCGCGTGTTCGCAATTTCTCGGGAGGAGCGGACTCTCTACGACCAGATCCACGCCCAGCAGAACCAACTGCGGGACTGCATAGATCCCTTCGATTTCGAGCTGTTTGCCGAGCACATAACCGCGCATGTGTCTCGAGCTGCAAGCCGTCTGCAGGGTGAATTAGGAGTGCTCACACCCTCGCCAGCTGCTCCCAGTCAGGCCGCAACAGCTGCCAGTTCTTTGGCCCATGAGTCAGATCCCAATGTGCTATGTTTGAGCTCCTCCGGATCTACGTCGCTGTGGTTCCCTTTGCTGCCCATTGTGATGCCCCAAGTTGCCGGAAGAGTTAATAGCAATGAGCGGAAATCGCCGGCACTAGAGCCCGTGGAGAAG ACGGCGACAACGACGCCGACGAGGAAGTCGGGTGGCAATGGAGCCCGCAAGGGAGACAGCAGCAAATCCAAATCCAGCGCAGCTTCCTTCTTCGGGATGTCCCAGGAGTGGTTTCGCTAG
- the LOC120453087 gene encoding chymotrypsin-2 — MNGVTYFVLVLTALLAFDGVKGKPMGNVIDLDKYFEDADLNSQERVVGGYDVPEDEYVPYQVSMQFLTRSGKMRHFCGGSLIAPNRVLTAAHCVNGQNASRISVVAGIRDLNDSSGFRSQVQSYEMNENYQELVTSDIAILKIDPPFELDEKRVSTIDVSGSDTVGADQEVLLTGWGSVFHFGTGPFAKYPTVLQKLTYKTLSNSKCKETMTQLTDTEICALERFGKGACNGDSGGPLVMKSGESYKQVGVVSYGTAFCASNNPDVYTRVSMFDGWIKERMA; from the exons ATGAACGGAGTAACTTATTTTGTGCTAGTTCTTACAGCTTTGTTGGCTTTCGATGGGGTGAAAGGCAAACCCATGGGCAATGTCATCGATT TGGACAAGTATTTCGAGGATGCGGACCTTAATTCCCAGGAGCGAGTGGTTGGCGGTTACGATGTGCCCGAGGATGAATATGTTCCCTACCAGGTGTCCATGCAGTTTCTTACCCGCAGTGGAAAGATGCGACACTTTTGTGGTGGATCCCTGATTGCTCCAAATCGCGTCCTTACCGCTGCCCACTGCGTCAATGGCCAGAATGCCAGTCGAATTAGCGTTGTGGCTGGGATTAGGGATCTCAACGACAGCTCCGGCTTCCGATCTCAGGTGCAGTCCTACGAGATGAACGAGAACTACCAGGAGCTAGTGACCAGCGACATTGCCATCCTCAAGATCGACCCTCCCTTTGAGCTGGACGAGAAGCGAGTGTCTACCATTGACGTCAGTGGATCAGACACTGTAGGTGCCGATCAGGAGGTTCTCCTAACCGGATGGGGTTCTGTCTTCCACTTTGGCACAGGTCCGTTCGCCAAATATCCCACTGTGCTCCAGAAGCTCACCTACAAGACCCTGAGCAATTCCAAGTGCAAGGAGACAATGACCCAGCTGACCGACACCGAGATCTGCGCCTTGGAGAGGTTTGGCAAGGGAGCCTGTAAT gGCGATTCTGGCGGTCCTCTGGTGATGAAGAGCGGTGAGTCCTACAAACAGGTGGGCGTCGTCTCCTATGGAACTGCTTTCTGCGCCTCGAACAACCCCGATGTCTATACTAGAGTGTCCATGTTTGACGGCTGGATTAAGGAGAGAATGGCTTAA
- the LOC120451047 gene encoding conserved oligomeric Golgi complex subunit 1 isoform X2: protein MTANLLNLNVDTLFEQHSVSEIDAVHKKIQSVVENKREELRTHVGERYRDLLQAADTIAAMQTSAGTLMEQVQHVQANCRSLNEQQLLGFQSTANASAKDAVLQERNAGKKLQTYYGTMAQIKLLTALPELIWTHLDNDRFYAATELFIFSRHISTGLQLDGQSALMQKLPVARKQWEILRPFHVTIKQAILTALEREELLPEMAVDCLQSLLLLDKSDLSAVLKSFLNLRSSAFLNCLQSGPSEPRRVKDRILASLNVLNSTVDLLDKCLLGDSLLFSRLEECASSTCPPSINRMESSERQLVHLLPDIIAGFRPQFEVPQLTPEQMGSSLQQWLDKMNALAAAHLQQVFALVSNMQTIQDIKSAARTNGRPEFVRLEQQLQLKHSQLDFYARKYVPLINARVREIIRSSWSSAMKQTYEQVLLLIESGQSQPPQQIWREQSDDLPLSLAAALSDQPKRLANRTKGYDGATIELCKRFDSHLANIVQELNVMLQEPTTRVEDKVSLIEFLRETAEEQLTEYLTNLKGLQLRERPALLLALRNSLALVELCPNLKLCFCQPSSWRQWTDNSSGVGIEHWQRICGLIEEEMLSFWLLIVDDVLAGHNCDEKLPKVINHEVVLSDFALWQTLTLEQRDEDQEQSVQSTIRIPSQPRLSLQTYLHQLIQALNLVVPQTLPPKVLQEFIKRLIEKLLRHYEGLAHAECTKASQNIALQLYFDLKFLERVFAISREERTLYDQIHAQQNQLRDCIDPFDFELFAEHITAHVSRAASRLQGELGVLTPSPAAPSQAATAASSLAHESDPNVLCLSSSGSTSLWFPLLPIVMPQVAGRVNSNERKSPALEPVEKDFYRLHC from the exons ATGACGGCCAATTTGTTAAACCTGAACGTGGACACGCTGTTTGAGCAGCACAGCGTGTCCGAGATAGACGCGGTGCACAAAAAGATCCAGTCGGTGGTGGAGAACAAGCGCGAGGAGTTGCGCACCCATGTCGG GGAGCGGTACCGGGATCTTCTGCAGGCGGCAGACACCATTGCGGCGATGCAAACGTCGGCCGGCACACTTATGGAGCAAGTGCAACATGTGCAGGCCAATTGCCGCAGTCTTAACGAGCAGCAGCTCCTGGGCTTTCAGTCTACTGCCAATGCAAGCGCCAAAGATGCCGTACTGCAGGAGAGGAACGCCGGAAAGAAGCTGCAGACCTACTACGGTACAATGGCTCAGATCAAGTTACTCACTGCCCTGCCGGAACTTATCTGGACACACTTGGACAATGATCGCTTCTACGCGGCAACCGAGTTGTTCATTTTCAGTCGACACATAAGCACAGGCTTGCAACTGGATGGCCAGAGTGCCCTGATGCAAAAACTTCCTGTTGCGCGCAAGCAATGGGAAATCCTGCGTCCCTTTCACGTTACCATCAAACAAGCCATACTGACTGCACTGGAGAGGGAGGAACTTCTTCCCGAAATGGCTGTGGACTGCCTGCAGAGCCTTCTCTTGCTAGACAAAAGCGATCTCAGCGCTGTGCTAAAATCCTTCTTGAACCTCCGCTCATCAGCCTTTCTAAACTGTCTGCAAAGCGGACCATCGGAGCCACGTCGCGTCAAGGATCGCATCCTGGCTAGCTTAAACGTGCTCAACAGCACCGTGGACCTGCTGGACAAGTGTCTTTTGG GTGATAGCCTACTTTTTAGCCGCCTGGAGGAATGTGCCTCTTCTACGTGTCCACCCAGCATCAACCGAATGGAGAGTAGTGAGCGCCAGCTAGTTCATCTTTTACCCGATATCATCGCCGGTTTTAGGCCACAATTTGAGGTTCCTCAGCTAACACCTGAGCAGATGGGTTCTTCACTCCAACAATGGCTAGATAAAATGAATGCCTTGGCAGCGGCTCACTTGCAGCAAGTCTTTGCATTAGTCAGCAACATGCAGACGATCCAGGACATCAAATCAGCGGCCAGGACTAATGGTCGACCGGAATTCGTTCGCCTAgaacagcaactgcagctaAAGCATAGCCAGTTAGACTTCTACGCCAGAAAGTACGTGCCGTTGATCAACGCCAGAGTGCGAGAGATAATTCGCAGCAGCTGGTCGTCCGCTATGAAGCAGACCTACGAACAGGTACTCTTGCTTATCGAATCCGGACAGTCGCAGCCGCCTCAACAAATTTGGCGAGAGCAGAGTGATGATTTGCCTTTAAGCTTGGCGGCAGCGCTCAGCGATCAACCAAAGCGACTGGCTAATAGGACAAAGGGCTACGATGGCGCTACAATAGAACTGTGCAAACGTTTTGACTCACATCTTGCGAATATCGTCCAGGAGCTGAATGTTATGTTACAGGAACCAACGACGAGAGTTGAGGACAAGGTTTCACTTATCGAGTTTCTGCGCGAAACGGCCGAGGAGCAGTTGACAGAGTATTTGACCAACTTGAAAGGTTTACAGCTAAGGGAACGCCCTGCTCTGCTCCTGGCGTTGCGAAATAGTCTCGCCTTGGTGGAACTGTGCCCCAATTTAAAACTGTGCTTCTGTCAGCCGTCCAGTTGGCGGCAGTGGACCGACAATTCGTCGGGAGTGGGAATCGAGCATTGGCAGCGCATTTGCGGCCTGATCGAAGAGGAGATGCTATCCTTTTGGCTGCTTATTGTTGACGATGTGTTGGCTGGCCATAATTGCGATGAGAAACTGCCGAAGGTCATTAATCACGAAGTGGTTCTTAGCGATTTTGCG CTTTGGCAGACTTTGACACTGGAACAGCGTGACGAGGACCAGGAGCAGAGTGTACAGTCCACCATTCGAATCCCCAGTCAGCCGCGACTCTCTCTGCAGACGTATCTTCACCAGCTAATTCAGGCGTTAAATTTGGTTGTTCCCCAAACTCTGCCACCGAAGGTATTGCAAGAATTTATTAAGCGCCTTATAGAAAAACTGCTCCGCCACTACGAAGGATTGGCACACGCGGAATGCACCAAAGCCAGTCAGAATATTGCCCTGCAATTATACTTTGATCTTAAGTTCCTGGAGCGCGTGTTCGCAATTTCTCGGGAGGAGCGGACTCTCTACGACCAGATCCACGCCCAGCAGAACCAACTGCGGGACTGCATAGATCCCTTCGATTTCGAGCTGTTTGCCGAGCACATAACCGCGCATGTGTCTCGAGCTGCAAGCCGTCTGCAGGGTGAATTAGGAGTGCTCACACCCTCGCCAGCTGCTCCCAGTCAGGCCGCAACAGCTGCCAGTTCTTTGGCCCATGAGTCAGATCCCAATGTGCTATGTTTGAGCTCCTCCGGATCTACGTCGCTGTGGTTCCCTTTGCTGCCCATTGTGATGCCCCAAGTTGCCGGAAGAGTTAATAGCAATGAGCGGAAATCGCCGGCACTAGAGCCCGTGGAGAAG GATTTCTATCGATTGCATTGCTAA
- the LOC120451048 gene encoding vacuolar protein-sorting protein bro1, with translation MNYLIQRGKMRQQAINVPEGLPELLSDVTREVLRCQPKKECLCQFIIDYLHSVIVTREKAMVAKTILDRSLRQVDSIISDLCICDLSKEKSELMGQVIEDCFRNFLEKRRCEMRRGKQAINFEDVDILEELLQKCKFTDEELVMSRPAIESAYKRFVDAYMSAERGVDGTELLYQYFRDRELKRINEAMRNQAAITIQSAWRGYWVRLQFPQEVCVCVCATEKVDDEAELRREHAASVLQRFFRKVMLRVATKPIVDPCAEPTDATEQEATSSPDTARDGYDDVTLITAPTTGPGTAAMTAVPTPPATATGTAPGTVPPSEPGTAPATARTSATNLAEPAAQDEAAEAQPAAEAPAAEAHADEAAPAAAEEAAPPPPEEAAPEAAAEPAPPPPEEVAAPPPAEEPAPAEEAAPAAEEAPAEEAAE, from the exons ATGAATTACCTGATTCAGCGTGGCAAGATGCGCCAACAGGCGATTAATGTTCCGGAGGGTCTGCCGGAACTCCTTTCAGATGTTACACGGGAGGTGCTCAGATGTCAGCCGAAGAAGGAGTGTCTCTGCCAGTTCATCATCGACTATCTGCATTCGGTGATCGTGACCAGGGAAAAGGCTATGG TGGCCAAGACCATTTTGGACCGTTCTCTTCGCCAGGTGGACAGCATAATATCGGACCTCTGTATCTGCGATCTCTCCAAGGAGAAGTCCGAGTTGATGGGACAGGTTATAGAGGACTGTTTCCGCAACTTCCTCGAGAAACGGCGCTGCGAGATGCGGCGTGGTAAGCAGGCGATCAACTTCGAGGATGTGGACATcctggaggagctgctgcagaaGTGCAAGTTCACCGACGAGGAGCTGGTAATGTCACGGCCGGCCATCGAGAGTGCCTACAAGCGCTTCGTGGACGCCTACATGTCCGCTGAACGGGGAGTCGATGGAACGGAGCTGCTATACCAGTACTTCCGGGACAGGGAGCTGAAGCGCATCAATGAAGCCATGCGCAACCAGGCAGCCATCACGATCCAGTCGGCTTGGCGTGGATACTGGGTTCGCCTCCAGTTCCCGCAAGAAGTTTGCGTCTGCGTCTGCGCAACG GAAAAAGTGGACGATGAGGCGGAACTGCGCAGGGAACATGCAGCGAGCGTTCTTCAGAGATTCTTCCGCAAGGTCATGTTG CGCGTTGCTACCAAGCCAATCGTAGACCCTTGTGCCGAACCCACGGATGCCACCGAACAGGAGGCGACCTCTTCCCCGGACACAGCAAGGGATGGCTATGACGACGTAACTCTCATTACAGCCCCGACAACTGGTCCAGGAACTGCTGCGATGACTGCCGTTCCAACACCGCCGGCAACAGCTACCGGCACTGCTCCCGGAACTGTGCCGCCATCTGAGCCGGGCACTGCTCCGGCCACCGCCAGAACTTCGGCAACCAATTTAGCAGAGCCAGCTGCTCAGGACGAGGCGGCGGAGGCCCAGCCTGCTGCAGAAGCTCCTGCAGCAGAGGCGCATGCGGATGAAGCAGCACCGGCAGCAGCCGAGGAGGCTGCACCACCGCCCCCAGAAGAGGCTGCACCTGAAGCCGCCGCAGAGCCGGCACCACCTCCACCAGAAGAAGTAGCGGCACCACCGCCCGCGGAGGAGCCCGCTCCCGCAGAGGAGGCTGCTCCAGCCGCAGAAGAAGCTCCCGCAGAAGAGGCAGCCGAGTAG
- the LOC120451051 gene encoding putative glycine-rich cell wall structural protein 1, with amino-acid sequence MGKNKGGGGGGGGGGGGGGGGGNKKGGGGGGGGGGGGGSGNKNKGGDGGGGDKGGAKKGQDQKAAAGGGKKGGKK; translated from the exons ATGGGTAAAAATAaaggaggcggtggcggcggaggaggaggaggtggcggtggtggaggCGGCGGCAAT AAAAAgggcggcggtggtggaggcggcggcggaggcggaggtggCTCcggaaataaaaacaaaggcgGCGATGGAGGCGGCGGTGACAAAGGTGGAGCCAAGAAAGGACAGGACCAAAAGGCAGCCGCAGGCGGTGGCAAGAAGGGAGGCAAGAAATAG